One stretch of Oncorhynchus tshawytscha isolate Ot180627B linkage group LG21, Otsh_v2.0, whole genome shotgun sequence DNA includes these proteins:
- the LOC112220644 gene encoding neural cell adhesion molecule 2, whose product MTLTGRMLFGLFLFIPGLLSVNVVNFTCAELTICALQGQTVKVRCLHPPNTKSEYQHLYWFKKQQMWKWRDKTIPEDLSTDPEYKGRLTFGGRSFLEIRDIRKSDEGVYRFRFKTESSGWINSVPGIKLIVTSLQIKKDSVTNGQGVKLTCTTNCTLSDDPTYIWYKNAKMVLYTNTFSLSLNSVNSRYTGSYSCAIKGYEDLRAPAVCLQRNCLDVSYTPKTICGFPGSYVDLPCTYTFPRGLNISETLWVNSTDLRMEPEDLTRHPEYVGRVEYRGNGSDCTLRITDLRKSDSSKYRFLLKTQGTYFNSPAVSLSVTDLYVHVYPDVVDQGASVSIWCHTHCGLPQGYGGFILYKDGQHITSPNGEKGYITIHTVSSEDAGSYSCALIGQEELPSLEATLTVTKGPVSVLIFVLVVVVLLTVAALLVFTFSTLKRRNVGGHDIRMNVQTVNNDGAHLDVSRRESYPNYENVEHIYADPDEFDDTYTALRRGHWHSVYDIIQRRESPQNLD is encoded by the coding sequence ATGACACTGACAGGAAGAATGCTTTTTGGACTGTTTCTCTTCATACCAGGTCTTCTGTCTGTGAACGTGGTGAATTTCACCTGTGCAGAGTTGACTATCTGTGCATTACAGGGACAAACTGTGAAAGTAAGATGCCTCCATCCACCAAATACCAAAAGTGAATACCAACACCTCTACTGGTTTAAAAAACAACAGATGTGGAAATGGAGGGACAAGACTATACCTGAGGACCTCTCCACAGACCCAGAATATAAAGGTCGTTTGACGTTTGGTGGCAGATCTTTCCTTGAAATAAGAGATATTAGAAAGAGTGATGAGGGTGTCTATCGCTTTAGATTTAAGACAGAGTCCTCTGGATGGATAAATAGTGTACCTGGAATCAAGTTGATTGTCACAAGTCTGCAGATAAAGAAGGATTCTGTGACAAATGGACAGGGGGTGAAACTGACCTGTACCACTAACTGCACTCTGAGTGATGACCCCACCTACATCTGGTACAAGAACGCTAAAATGGTTCTATACACCAACACCTTCAGCCTGTCCCTCAACTCAGTCAATAGTAGGTATACAGGCAGCTACTCCTGTGCTATAAAGGGCTATGAGGATCTCCGTGCTCCTGCAGTGTGTCTACAAAGAAACTGTTTGGATGTGAGTTACACCCCCAAGACAATCTGTGGCTTCCCTGGGTCATATGTAGACCTACCTTGCACTTACACATTCCCCAGAGGTCTCAATATCTCAGAGACACTTTGGGTGAATAGTACAGATCTCAGAATGGAGCCTGAAGATCTGACTCGGCACCCGGAGTATGTGGGTCGTGTGGAATATCGTGGCAACGGTAGTGACTGCACCCTGAGAATCACAGATTTGAGAAAGAGCGACTCGTCCAAGTACAGGTTCCTGTTAAAAACGCAAGGGACATACTTCAATTCGCCAGCGGTCTCCCTGTCTGTCACAGACTTATATGTGCATGTATATCCTGACGTCGTGGACCAAGGAGCCTCTGTGTCGATCTGGTGTCATACCCACTGTGGTCTTCCGCAAGGCTATGGGGGCTTCATCTTGTACAAAGACGGACAACACATAACCAGCCCAAATGGTGAAAAGGGTTACATAACAATCCACACAGTCAGCAGTGAGGATGCAGGTAGCTACTCCTGTGCACTGATTGGTCAGGAGGAGTTACCCTCCCTGGAAGCTACACTCACCGTCACTAAAGGACCAGTGTCTGTGTTAATTTTTGTTCTGGTGGTGGTGGTTCTCCTGACTGTCGCAGCTCTTCTGGTCTTTACCTTTAGCACACTGAAAAGGAGAAACGTGGGAGGGCATGATATTAGAATGAACGTCCAAACTGTCAATAATGATGGCGCTCATCTAGATGTCAGTAGGAGGGAGAGCTACCCCAACTATGAAAACGTTGAACATATCTATGCGGACCCAGATGAGTTTGATGACACATACACAGCTCTTCGGCGGGGGCATTGGCACTCCGTGTATGACATCATCCAAAGGAGGGAGTCACCACAGAACCTGGACTAA